The window CGGCGTTCGGCGTCATGCTGATCATCCCGATCGGCGGCGCGGACATGCCAACCGTCATCTCGCTGCTGAACTCCTACGCCGGCCTGTCGTCGGTCGCGATGGGCTTCGCGCTGGACAACAAGGCACTCATCATCGCGGGCGCGCTCGACGGCTCGGCCGGGTTCCTGCTCTCGGTCATCATGTGCCGGGCGATGAACCGCTCGTTCAGCAACGTGCTGTTCGGCGCGTTCGGGGCGGCGGACACGTCCGCCGCGGCGGCCGGCGTGGTGGAGGAGCGGCCGGTGCGCATCGCCACCACCGAGGAGGCGGCGATGCTGCTGGAGACGGCCCGCTCGGTCATCATCGTGCCCGGCTACGGGCTCGCGGTGGCCCAGGCCCAGCACCGCATCCGCGAGCTGGCCGACGCGCTCACCCGCAACGGCGCCCAGGTCCGGTTCGCCATCCACCCGGTCGCCGGCCGGATGCCGGGCCACATGAACGTGCTGCTCGCCGAAGCGGACGTGCCCTACGACCAGATCCTCGACATGGACGAGATCAACGCTGATTTCGCGCAGACCGACGTCGCCCTCGTCGTCGGCGCGAACGACGTGACGAACCCGGCCGCGAAGACGAACAAGGACAGCCCCATCTATGGCATGCCGATCCTCGACGTCGAGAGCGCCAGGACCGTCATGGTCGTCAAACGCGGCATGAAGGCCGGCTTCGCCGGCGTCGAGAACGAGCTCTACTACCAGGACAAGACCCTCATGATCTTCGGCGACGCCAAGAAGGTCGCCGAGGGCCTCGTCCGCGACCTGGAGGCATCCGTGCACGCCTGACCGTGTACCGGCTGACCGTGTACGGCTGACCGTGTACGGCTGAGCTGCCGGGGCCAGTCCAGGGAATGGATGCCTGGACTGGCCCCGGCAGTCGTCAATCTGGACTGGTCGCGCCAGTCATCAGGACGACAGCGCGGCCCACGAGCGCGGCCTAGCCTGCCGCTTCATGGATTCCACACGTTCAGGCGAGCCAGGCTCCCGCTCGCACCCGCTCCGCTGGGTACTGGCATTGCTGCTCATCCTGGGCGGCGGCACCATCGTCGTTCTCGGGCTCGTCATGGGATCGAGCTGGGGATGGCACAGCGGCCACACCATTCACAGCCTGCTGTGGGGCACCGTCGTCCTATCCGCGGGAATATCGCGACTGCCACCGGTCCGCGACGCGGAGCAGGAAACGAAGCGGGCGACGGGTGGCGACGATCTCCCGCCTCAGGCACCCGAGCCGACGCGGGTCGACCCTGGCGCCTGAGGCCCCGTCAGCCGGCGCCCGAATCGCACTCGCACCCCCGGGTCAGCTCGTCGTCGACGGCGCGAGGCCGAGGATGGCGTGCATGGTGCGCAGCGCCCAGGTGGGGGCCTGGGTCTCGCCGTGGAGCTGCCGGGCCGGGTTGATGCCGGCGGCCAGC of the Pseudofrankia saprophytica genome contains:
- a CDS encoding NAD(P)(+) transhydrogenase (Re/Si-specific) subunit beta gives rise to the protein MNDYIVPLCYLAAGGLFIVGLKGITQPKTARRGLQAAELGMLFAIIGTLVNKEIVDFRWIILAFVVGSAIGALMAVFVPMTAMPQRIALSHAFGALAAGLVGTAEYYNHQPEIGAFTMAAITLEVLLGFLTFTGSLMAFGKLHEILPGRPQVYRGQNVVNLLTLVVAVAAGVWLVADPSKTFLFPVVAVLAAAFGVMLIIPIGGADMPTVISLLNSYAGLSSVAMGFALDNKALIIAGALDGSAGFLLSVIMCRAMNRSFSNVLFGAFGAADTSAAAAGVVEERPVRIATTEEAAMLLETARSVIIVPGYGLAVAQAQHRIRELADALTRNGAQVRFAIHPVAGRMPGHMNVLLAEADVPYDQILDMDEINADFAQTDVALVVGANDVTNPAAKTNKDSPIYGMPILDVESARTVMVVKRGMKAGFAGVENELYYQDKTLMIFGDAKKVAEGLVRDLEASVHA